In Plectropomus leopardus isolate mb chromosome 20, YSFRI_Pleo_2.0, whole genome shotgun sequence, one DNA window encodes the following:
- the LOC121960173 gene encoding uncharacterized protein LOC121960173 has product MDEEEDLETLGEKLYSLIYPKHKETAGKLTGMLLELPAAVLSQMLQDEATLTAAVEKALRALQLSQDPSKGTCKDEDDVSVSSDSLGEQLFELVDVYNTGHSQKITGMLLEQHKEVVLNLLSDPKLLEEQVNFALKTLKQQDMEETDVSDTSDADDTERIGEKIFSLVEELDPLHANDITGMLLEMEPAALQQLLSDHGMLELAVQKAQAALDAQNRTLST; this is encoded by the exons ATGGACGAAGAAGAAGATCTGGAGACACTTGGTGAGAAACTATACAGTCTGATTTACcccaaacacaaagaaactgcTGGAAAACTCACAG GTATGTTGCTGGAGCTGCCGGCTGCTGTCCTGAGTCAGATGTTGCAGGATGAAGCTACACTTACTGCTGCTGTGGAAAAAGCCCTCAGAGCTCTGCAGCTGTCACAGGATCCCAG CAAGGGAACATGTAAGGACGAGGATGACGTGTCTGTGTCCTCTGACTCTCTGGGGGAGCAGCTGTTTGAGCTGGTGGATGTTTACAACACGGGTCACTCACAGAAAATCACAG GAATGCTTCTGGAGCAGCACAAAGAGGTCGTGTTAAACCTTCTTTCAGATCCAAAACTGTTGGAAGAGCAGGTGAACTTTGCCCTGAAAACGCTCAAGCA GCAGGACATGGAGGAAACAGACGTAAGTGACACGTCGGACGCTGACGACACAGAGAGGATAGGAGAGAAAATCTTCTCACTGGTGGAGGAGCTGGATCCACTTCATGCAAACGATATTACAG gtatgCTGCTGGAGATGGAGCCGGCTGCTCTCCAACAGCTGCTCAGTGACCACGGCATGC
- the rpl28 gene encoding 60S ribosomal protein L28: protein MSSHLQWMVIRNCSSFLIKRNGQTYSTEPNNLKSRNSFRFNGLVHKKTVGVQPAADGKGVVVVLKKRAGQHKPASSYEKITINKNSRATLNSLRHIISKNKYRKDLRMAALRRASAILKSQKPVVVKKKRTRAAKTA from the exons ATGTCGTCCCATTTGCAGTGGATGGTCATCAGGAACTGCTCCAGCTTCCTCATCAAGAGGAACGGACAGACCTACAGCACT GAGCCCAACAACCTGAAGTCCAGGAACTCTTTCCGCTTCAACGGTTTGGTTCACAAGAAGACTGTAGGTGTGCAGCCAGCTGCCGATGGCAAGGGAGTCGTGGTCGTGCTGAAGAAGCGTGCAG GCCAGCACAAACCTGCCAGCTCTTACGAAAAGATCACCATTAACAAGAACTCCCGCGCCACCCTCAACAGCCTGAGGCACATCATCAGCAAGAACAAGTACAGGAAGGACCTGCGCATG GCTGCCCTGCGTCGTGCCAGTGCCATCCTGAAGAGCCAGAAGCCTGTTGTGGTCAAGAAGAAGCGCACCAGGGCTGCCAAGACAGCATAA